The following proteins are encoded in a genomic region of Clarias gariepinus isolate MV-2021 ecotype Netherlands chromosome 12, CGAR_prim_01v2, whole genome shotgun sequence:
- the LOC128533829 gene encoding uncharacterized protein LOC128533829 codes for MSTNPHSLDLVLRRARAKLSRAIREAKRAHTQRIHNHFRDSGDTRRMWQGLQAITHYRTTSPACDGDGSLPDALNNFYAWFDRQNGTAARKTAPPPNDQVLCLTTADVRKTLHRVNPRKAAGPDNIPDRVLRECAEQLADVLTNILNIFLSSAVVSTCFKASTIVPVPKKSSVFCINDYRHVALTPTIMKCFKWLVMRHIKTLLPPSLDPLQFVYVLTAQRTTPSPPHSILPSHTWTIRTLTLECCT; via the coding sequence ATGAGCACAAATCCTCACAGCTTAGATTTGGTTCTTAGAAGAGCAAGGGcaaaactttctcgggccattaGAGAagcaaagcgcgcacacacccagagaatccacaaccacttcagagacagcggtgacacacggcgcatgtggcagggcttacaagccatcactcactacaggacgacatcacctgcctgtgacggtgacggctccctcccagatgcgctgaacaacttctacgcttGGTTCGACAGACAGAACGGCACGGCAGCGAGGAAGACCGcgcctcctccgaacgaccaggtgctatgtctcactacagctgatgtgaggaaaactctacacagagtcaacccacgtaaagctgctggaccagataACATCCCAGACAGAGTCCTCAGAGAATGTgcggaacagctggcagatgttctcaccaacattttaaacatctttctgagcagcgccgtcgtttccacgtgcttcaaggcctcCACTATCGTCCCagtgcccaagaagtcttctgtgtTCTGTATCAATGACTATCGTCacgttgcacttacacccaccatcatgaagtgcttcaagtggctcgtcatgagacacatcaagaccctgctgcccccctcactggacccactccAATTTGTGTatgtcctaaccgctcaacggacgacgccatctccaccacactccatcttgccctcacacacttggacaataaGGACACTTACgctcgaatgctgtacatag